The following are encoded together in the Planctomycetia bacterium genome:
- a CDS encoding proline iminopeptidase-family hydrolase, with protein MAKWKCKTVKTACGLLLLATTCLLAVSTPGSGDDILTGGIKLIPIQTPTGTFKVWTKRVGNNPRIKVLLLHGGPGCTHEYFEACDSYFPGENIEYYYYDQLGSYYSDQPDKPELWDTARFVEEVEQVRQALKLDKSNFYLLGHSWGGILAMEYALKYQQNLKGLIISNMMASIPAYNDYAQRVLMPNMDQKALAEIKQLEEKGDFEKPRYMELLIQHHYVHHVLRLPAEQWPDPVNRTFKHLNQKIYVLMQGPSELGASGKLVKWDRTADLSKITVPTLTIGAQHDTMDPEHMKWMSTQVKNGRYLHCPKGSHMAMYDDQKTWFAGVIKFVKDVDTNGKP; from the coding sequence CTGGCAAAGTGGAAGTGCAAAACAGTGAAAACCGCATGTGGCCTATTGCTATTGGCAACAACGTGCCTGCTCGCTGTATCCACCCCAGGCAGCGGCGACGACATCCTCACCGGCGGCATCAAGCTCATTCCCATTCAGACTCCCACAGGCACCTTCAAAGTCTGGACCAAACGTGTAGGCAACAACCCGCGCATCAAAGTGTTGCTGCTGCATGGCGGGCCGGGTTGCACCCATGAATACTTCGAAGCCTGCGACAGTTACTTCCCCGGCGAGAACATCGAGTATTACTACTACGATCAACTGGGTTCCTATTACAGCGATCAGCCTGACAAACCTGAGTTGTGGGATACCGCACGCTTTGTGGAAGAAGTGGAACAGGTACGCCAGGCGTTGAAACTCGATAAGAGCAACTTCTATCTTCTCGGCCACTCCTGGGGCGGCATCCTGGCGATGGAATATGCACTGAAGTACCAACAGAATCTAAAAGGCCTGATCATCTCGAACATGATGGCCAGCATACCTGCCTACAACGACTATGCACAAAGAGTGTTGATGCCCAATATGGATCAGAAGGCCCTGGCTGAAATCAAACAACTGGAAGAAAAAGGAGATTTTGAGAAGCCTCGCTACATGGAACTGCTGATACAGCATCATTACGTTCATCATGTGTTGCGACTGCCCGCGGAACAATGGCCCGATCCGGTCAACCGCACCTTCAAACATCTGAACCAGAAGATTTATGTGCTGATGCAAGGCCCCAGTGAACTCGGCGCTAGTGGTAAACTCGTGAAGTGGGATCGCACCGCTGACCTTTCTAAAATTACTGTACCTACGCTTACGATCGGAGCACAACACGACACGATGGACCCGGAGCACATGAAGTGGATGTCCACCCAGGTAAAGAACGGCCGATATCTCCACTGTCCTAAAGGTAGCCACATGGCGATGTACGATGATCAGAAAACGTGGTTTGCAGGCGTGATTAAGTTCGTCAAGGATGTGGATACTAATGGCAAACCGTAG
- a CDS encoding SDR family oxidoreductase yields MAIITGAGSGIGQGVARHLALEGAKVICADIHEANAQATAVAAGPSAFAHRLDVTDETSWSALLDYVMRDFGRLDILVNSAGVSAGAPIDAMSLADWRRVMSINLDGAFLGTKLAIQMMKASGGSIVHVSSASGIKAAGGAAAYSASKAALCMLTRVAAKECRDQSWAIRVNAVCPAGVKTPMWTSMPFFNDIVQQMGSEEAAYSKLAADMGGKFAEVADVVAAILFLCSDESTFITGTDLLVDGGYVL; encoded by the coding sequence ATGGCAATTATAACAGGTGCTGGTTCGGGTATTGGACAAGGTGTTGCAAGACATTTGGCACTCGAAGGTGCCAAGGTTATCTGTGCAGACATTCATGAAGCGAATGCCCAGGCGACGGCAGTTGCTGCGGGACCTTCGGCTTTTGCACATCGCCTGGATGTTACAGATGAAACGAGTTGGTCTGCCCTCTTAGATTATGTCATGCGGGATTTTGGCAGGCTGGATATCCTGGTGAACAGTGCAGGGGTATCAGCAGGAGCACCGATTGATGCAATGTCACTGGCAGATTGGCGGCGCGTGATGTCAATCAATCTCGATGGCGCCTTTCTGGGAACCAAGCTGGCAATCCAGATGATGAAAGCGTCGGGTGGCAGCATTGTTCATGTCTCTTCCGCATCGGGGATTAAGGCTGCAGGTGGTGCAGCAGCCTACTCTGCCAGCAAGGCTGCCTTGTGCATGCTGACCAGAGTAGCAGCCAAGGAGTGTCGCGATCAAAGCTGGGCGATACGTGTTAACGCCGTTTGTCCCGCAGGAGTCAAAACACCAATGTGGACATCGATGCCATTTTTCAACGATATTGTCCAGCAGATGGGCTCGGAAGAGGCAGCATATTCAAAATTAGCAGCAGACATGGGCGGCAAGTTTGCAGAGGTGGCAGATGTAGTAGCAGCCATCCTGTTCCTCTGCTCAGATGAATCGACGTTTATCACGGGGACGGATTTGCTGGTAGATGGTGGTTATGTGCTGTAG
- a CDS encoding carbon-nitrogen hydrolase family protein — translation MKIALGSPRIATSIGDGLEKISRLMQQAAKQQAEIICFPEAYLPGLRGLDFDVPDFSQQDHDRALNDVADLSRRFHLASIVCMERPTPQGSQIAAYVHDQQGKLLGWQTKNQLDPSEDQNYIPGNTRRLFEINGLKFGIAICHEGWRYPETVRWAAVRGAHIVFHPQHTGTEQVGRLLTQWGAVDNPYYEKAMMMRSRENTIYFASVNYSLRYQEAATSLIAPSGECQAYLPYGEEGVLVEDIDIALATGLLAKRFAPERYQEAG, via the coding sequence ATGAAAATCGCCCTCGGTTCCCCTCGCATTGCGACATCTATAGGCGATGGGCTGGAGAAGATCAGCCGCCTGATGCAGCAGGCAGCAAAGCAGCAGGCGGAGATCATCTGTTTTCCGGAAGCTTACCTGCCTGGGCTGCGTGGTTTGGATTTCGATGTTCCCGACTTCAGCCAGCAGGATCATGACAGAGCGTTGAACGATGTCGCCGATTTATCCCGACGATTTCATCTGGCCAGCATCGTTTGCATGGAACGACCGACGCCTCAAGGTTCGCAGATTGCTGCTTATGTGCATGATCAACAAGGCAAACTGTTAGGCTGGCAGACCAAGAACCAGCTCGATCCCAGCGAAGATCAAAACTACATCCCCGGCAACACCAGGCGACTGTTTGAAATCAATGGTCTAAAGTTCGGCATCGCCATCTGCCATGAAGGCTGGCGATATCCAGAGACGGTACGCTGGGCCGCAGTCCGCGGGGCACATATCGTTTTTCATCCGCAGCACACTGGCACCGAACAAGTGGGCAGATTGCTAACCCAGTGGGGTGCGGTCGATAACCCCTATTACGAAAAAGCCATGATGATGCGGAGCAGGGAGAACACTATTTACTTTGCTAGCGTGAACTATTCCTTGCGATACCAGGAAGCTGCCACCAGCCTGATTGCACCCAGTGGCGAGTGTCAGGCTTATTTGCCTTACGGCGAAGAGGGTGTTCTGGTGGAGGACATCGATATTGCCTTGGCCACGGGATTGTTGGCGAAGCGGTTCGCGCCAGAGCGGTATCAAGAGGCTGGGTGA
- a CDS encoding tagatose 1,6-diphosphate aldolase encodes MSYTSITRLFGLGLTPGKLRGLQRISHPNGTLTMVALDQNSSMINMMKDALKKKGQDREPTFEEVVEAKIDLCRSFGAQGSAVLIDAYYGVANFIATGAIGRNSGLLVRVEKSGGPKNSVDAPITELEPGLSVAKIKRLGADAVKLLAPFEPDEFDSAEKQFAFVEKIYNECKANDILLLLEPVSFPFKQNGQKEDKKSKTYLDRKARAVIEGARILSGMCDVFKSEFPGTLGHESDSKLQENLHALNEASKTPWVLLSAGVDFPDYKKQVEMAVKAGASGVLGGRAFWKEFFTFPNREESLKFARSEGANRVKQIQEIVMGQGKPWYSRYGLTAQCFENIRAGEGWHFRYGGLEDAVAKSAVKAGEVY; translated from the coding sequence ATGTCTTACACATCCATTACCCGTCTATTTGGCCTGGGGCTGACGCCGGGCAAACTTCGTGGCTTGCAACGCATCAGCCATCCGAATGGCACACTGACCATGGTGGCACTCGATCAGAATTCCTCCATGATCAACATGATGAAGGATGCCCTCAAGAAGAAGGGACAGGATCGCGAGCCTACTTTTGAAGAAGTGGTGGAAGCCAAGATTGATTTGTGCCGCAGCTTCGGCGCCCAGGGTTCAGCGGTTTTGATTGATGCCTACTATGGCGTAGCCAATTTCATCGCCACCGGTGCTATCGGTCGCAATTCCGGCTTGCTGGTGCGTGTGGAAAAATCGGGTGGCCCCAAGAACAGTGTCGATGCCCCCATCACCGAACTGGAACCGGGCCTTTCGGTTGCCAAGATTAAGCGATTGGGTGCTGATGCGGTCAAACTGCTCGCTCCGTTTGAACCGGATGAATTCGACAGTGCCGAAAAGCAGTTTGCCTTCGTTGAGAAGATTTACAACGAATGCAAAGCGAATGACATCCTGCTTCTGCTGGAACCAGTCAGCTTCCCGTTCAAGCAGAACGGACAAAAGGAAGACAAAAAGAGCAAGACTTATCTTGATCGCAAGGCACGAGCAGTCATCGAAGGTGCCCGCATCCTTAGTGGCATGTGCGATGTCTTCAAATCCGAGTTCCCAGGAACCCTGGGCCATGAGTCTGACAGCAAGCTGCAGGAAAACCTGCACGCTCTCAACGAAGCCAGCAAGACCCCTTGGGTTCTTCTCTCCGCTGGTGTAGATTTCCCAGATTACAAGAAGCAGGTAGAGATGGCTGTCAAAGCCGGTGCCAGCGGTGTGCTCGGCGGCCGCGCTTTCTGGAAGGAATTCTTCACCTTCCCGAACCGGGAAGAAAGCCTGAAGTTCGCCAGGAGCGAAGGCGCGAACCGTGTGAAACAGATTCAGGAAATTGTGATGGGCCAAGGCAAGCCTTGGTATAGCCGGTATGGCCTGACCGCTCAGTGCTTCGAGAACATCCGCGCTGGCGAAGGCTGGCACTTCCGCTATGGTGGACTGGAAGATGCTGTTGCCAAGTCAGCGGTGAAGGCCGGGGAAGTGTACTAA
- a CDS encoding type II toxin-antitoxin system RelE/ParE family toxin, whose translation MKLPIAIHQKAQSDIVKILKWLRKRSISGSQRWFVALNLAIEWVSDNPHSPPFASEPLLAQLKVREKLFKTRMGRTYGMLYTIEHEGVLILRIRGPRQRPINRPIL comes from the coding sequence ATGAAGTTGCCCATTGCTATTCATCAGAAAGCACAGAGCGATATCGTTAAAATTCTAAAGTGGCTGAGAAAGCGATCCATTTCAGGCAGTCAACGCTGGTTTGTGGCATTGAATCTTGCAATTGAATGGGTTAGCGATAATCCACATTCTCCGCCATTTGCCAGTGAACCATTGTTGGCGCAACTTAAAGTACGAGAGAAACTGTTTAAGACTCGAATGGGGCGAACTTATGGCATGCTTTATACCATCGAGCATGAAGGAGTACTCATCCTTCGAATTCGCGGACCGCGACAACGACCTATCAATCGTCCAATACTCTAA
- a CDS encoding ORF6N domain-containing protein produces MASLVSIPTETIEHSILLIRGHKVMLDEDLALLFGVPTKVFNQSVKRNIERFPDDFMFQLTAEENENLRSQFVTSSSRHGGRRSLPYAFTEQGVAMLSSVLNSPRAIEVNIAIMRAFVRLRELLLSNKDLARKLEQMEKKYDAKFKVVFDAIRQLMEPPPQPVKKGRIGFVQD; encoded by the coding sequence ATGGCTTCCTTAGTCAGTATTCCAACCGAAACAATTGAGCACTCCATCCTGCTGATTCGTGGCCATAAAGTGATGCTGGATGAGGATTTAGCGCTGCTATTTGGCGTGCCGACCAAAGTTTTCAATCAGTCAGTTAAACGTAATATTGAGCGTTTCCCAGACGACTTTATGTTTCAGTTAACAGCTGAAGAAAATGAAAACTTGAGGTCACAATTTGTGACCTCAAGTTCGCGGCATGGTGGTCGTCGTAGTTTGCCCTACGCCTTCACCGAACAAGGCGTAGCCATGCTGTCGAGTGTGCTGAATAGTCCGCGTGCTATTGAGGTCAACATTGCGATCATGCGGGCCTTTGTCAGGTTGCGGGAACTATTGCTCTCCAACAAAGACCTGGCCCGCAAGCTGGAACAGATGGAAAAGAAATACGATGCAAAATTCAAAGTAGTGTTTGATGCCATCAGGCAACTGATGGAACCACCGCCCCAACCGGTCAAGAAGGGGCGGATCGGGTTTGTGCAGGATTAG
- the rsmH gene encoding 16S rRNA (cytosine(1402)-N(4))-methyltransferase RsmH — MEETVHIPVLSRQVLELLDPQPGQIVVDATLGGAGHACLLAEKIGSTGRLIGLDRDASAIPRALKKLELIANKPRLDLVHANFDRLRQTLDELQIDRVDAVLADLGFSSDQMDSAERGLSFQRVGPLDMRLDSSEDQTAADIIASWTERDLADLFYHLGEERHSRRVARKIVAVRDETPITTTTQLADLVRSCVPRFKGGIDPATRVFQALRIGVNDELGALKRLLAALPGCLRHGGKAAIISFHSLEDRIVKWAFRESTTWEILTKKPVEASAEEEAANPRSRSAKLRVAKLV; from the coding sequence ATGGAAGAAACTGTTCACATACCTGTGTTATCCCGGCAGGTACTGGAGTTGCTGGACCCACAGCCTGGCCAGATTGTGGTGGATGCTACACTCGGCGGGGCCGGGCATGCCTGTCTGCTTGCTGAGAAAATTGGTTCAACTGGACGACTCATTGGCCTGGATCGTGATGCCAGTGCCATTCCTCGGGCCTTGAAAAAGTTGGAACTGATCGCAAACAAGCCGAGGCTCGATCTGGTGCATGCCAACTTTGATCGATTAAGGCAGACGTTGGATGAACTGCAGATTGATCGAGTGGATGCAGTGCTCGCTGACCTGGGTTTTTCCTCTGACCAGATGGACAGTGCGGAACGTGGATTGAGCTTTCAGCGTGTAGGGCCACTCGACATGCGGCTCGATTCCTCGGAAGATCAGACTGCTGCGGACATCATCGCCAGTTGGACGGAACGTGATCTGGCAGACCTGTTCTATCATCTCGGCGAAGAACGCCATAGCCGACGAGTAGCGAGGAAGATTGTGGCGGTTCGCGACGAGACACCGATTACTACGACAACGCAGTTGGCTGATCTGGTGCGTTCCTGTGTGCCTCGTTTCAAGGGTGGAATTGATCCAGCCACCCGCGTGTTCCAGGCATTGCGAATTGGCGTGAACGACGAACTGGGTGCATTGAAACGGCTACTGGCAGCGCTCCCTGGATGTTTGAGACACGGCGGCAAAGCAGCGATCATCAGCTTTCATTCGCTGGAAGACCGTATCGTGAAATGGGCTTTTCGCGAATCTACAACTTGGGAGATTTTGACAAAGAAGCCTGTCGAGGCAAGCGCGGAAGAAGAGGCAGCTAACCCCCGCTCAAGAAGTGCCAAGCTGAGGGTAGCGAAATTAGTTTGA
- the argB gene encoding acetylglutamate kinase, whose amino-acid sequence MESAIRKASVLIEAMNYIRSFRDKITVIKLGGSAMEDPEAVTATLQDVVFMETVGMRPVLVHGGGKAIDRAMKNAGLVPTKVAGRRYTDDATLKIVVDTLLNEINAGLVNQIRELGGHAVSLHTGGLQVLNGRKLAMADESGAPIDLGRVGTVTGVNCDLITNICKADRVPVIPSLAYDEAGQWLNINADTAASAVALHLQAEKFVLMTDTPGILRNRHDAETLITHLDRAGIEELVNTKIIDAGMLPKVEACLDALRAGVKKTHIIDGRLRHSLLLEIYTDVGVGTEIVL is encoded by the coding sequence ATGGAAAGTGCGATACGCAAAGCGAGTGTTCTGATTGAAGCGATGAACTACATCCGCAGTTTTCGTGACAAAATCACGGTGATCAAGCTGGGTGGTTCCGCTATGGAAGACCCCGAAGCAGTTACTGCCACGCTTCAAGATGTCGTGTTCATGGAAACGGTGGGCATGCGACCCGTACTGGTGCATGGCGGTGGGAAGGCCATTGACCGTGCGATGAAGAACGCCGGCCTGGTACCCACCAAAGTTGCAGGTCGACGTTATACCGATGATGCCACACTGAAAATTGTTGTTGATACTCTGCTGAATGAAATCAATGCCGGCCTGGTGAACCAGATTCGCGAACTGGGCGGTCATGCCGTTTCACTACATACCGGTGGCTTACAGGTTCTTAATGGCCGCAAACTCGCCATGGCAGATGAATCCGGCGCCCCTATTGACCTGGGACGAGTCGGCACTGTCACCGGAGTCAACTGTGATCTCATCACCAATATCTGTAAAGCAGATCGTGTGCCGGTCATCCCATCACTGGCATATGATGAGGCAGGCCAGTGGCTGAACATCAATGCTGACACTGCAGCGTCGGCGGTAGCGTTGCATCTGCAAGCAGAAAAATTTGTGCTTATGACTGATACCCCAGGCATCCTGCGTAATCGCCATGATGCTGAAACACTTATCACGCATCTTGATCGAGCGGGTATTGAGGAACTGGTAAATACTAAAATCATAGACGCAGGCATGCTGCCCAAGGTGGAAGCATGCCTTGATGCATTGCGTGCCGGCGTCAAGAAAACCCACATTATCGATGGAAGGCTCAGGCATTCGCTGCTGCTGGAAATCTATACCGATGTGGGCGTCGGAACTGAAATTGTTCTCTAG
- a CDS encoding aspartate aminotransferase family protein, with protein MKKHLSTAETIALFQKYVVANYNRYPVSLVRGEGSLIWDAEGKRYIDFFPGWGCNLLGHSPSRIVKAVQEQVAELIHVPNTWYMEAQGLLAKELSERSGFGGQCFFCNSGAEANETAIKLARLHGQGKRYKIITMEGGFHGRTMGAVSATAQPKYHQSFQPMLPGFTFVPFGNLDAVKNAIDAETSAILVEPIQGEGGIRIPPQDYLSGLRKVADQHNLLLMFDEVQAGMGRTGQWFGYQNFGVTPDVMTLAKSLAGGMAMGAVVARAEVGATLKPGMHACTFGGNPVAARAALAYIETIEQEQLLQRAITIGSHFKERFSRLQKKCSLIRDVRILGCMIGIELDREGTTVVQQCLDRHLLVNCTQGNVIRLLPALNLHDKQLEEGCQILEDVLQSLSKQG; from the coding sequence ATGAAGAAACATCTCAGTACAGCTGAGACTATCGCCTTGTTTCAGAAGTATGTGGTAGCCAACTACAACCGCTATCCCGTTTCGCTGGTGCGTGGGGAAGGTTCGCTGATCTGGGATGCTGAAGGCAAGCGTTACATCGACTTTTTCCCAGGCTGGGGCTGCAACTTACTGGGGCATTCTCCGTCAAGGATCGTGAAGGCTGTTCAGGAACAGGTTGCAGAACTCATCCATGTTCCGAACACCTGGTACATGGAAGCTCAAGGACTGTTAGCCAAAGAATTATCCGAACGCAGTGGATTTGGCGGACAATGCTTCTTCTGCAATAGCGGTGCAGAAGCCAACGAAACCGCCATCAAACTGGCTCGCCTGCATGGCCAAGGTAAGCGATACAAAATCATCACCATGGAAGGCGGTTTTCACGGCAGAACCATGGGAGCCGTCTCGGCCACGGCACAGCCCAAGTATCATCAAAGCTTTCAACCCATGCTGCCTGGGTTCACTTTTGTGCCCTTCGGCAATCTCGATGCAGTGAAGAATGCCATTGATGCTGAAACCTCTGCTATCCTCGTTGAACCCATACAAGGCGAAGGTGGAATCCGAATTCCGCCTCAAGACTATTTGTCAGGTTTGCGTAAAGTGGCCGATCAGCACAACCTGCTGTTGATGTTTGATGAAGTACAGGCTGGCATGGGACGTACTGGACAATGGTTTGGCTATCAGAACTTTGGTGTCACACCTGATGTCATGACACTTGCCAAGAGCCTGGCTGGTGGCATGGCGATGGGTGCCGTGGTAGCACGTGCGGAAGTTGGGGCCACACTCAAGCCCGGTATGCATGCATGCACCTTTGGAGGCAACCCGGTAGCAGCCCGTGCGGCACTAGCCTACATCGAAACTATCGAGCAAGAGCAACTTCTTCAGCGAGCAATCACCATTGGCTCACACTTCAAGGAGCGATTCTCTCGCCTGCAGAAAAAGTGTTCTCTTATCCGCGATGTACGTATTCTGGGATGCATGATCGGCATTGAACTCGACCGTGAGGGAACAACGGTGGTGCAGCAATGCCTGGATCGCCACCTTCTGGTCAACTGCACCCAAGGCAACGTCATTCGGCTGCTGCCGGCACTCAACCTGCACGACAAGCAGTTGGAAGAAGGCTGCCAGATTCTGGAAGACGTTCTGCAATCACTCAGCAAGCAGGGTTAA
- the argF gene encoding ornithine carbamoyltransferase: protein MRHFLDLLDVSKEEVKRLLTATAALKSQTRAEFLPLAGHCLGLVFEKPSLRTRVSFQAAMGQLGGTSIFLSGADAGLGTREPLSDYARVMTSYVDALVVRTFHHATVEGFARYAECPVINGLSDYYHPCQALADVFTISEHFRSMDQRTVVFVGDGNNVARSLAVACAYLNWKFRLVCPASYVFDEPFVKTYQQKFPKLPCEILHDPIQAMQGADVVYTDVWTSMGQEQEALERKQQFQGFQVNAGLLKNAPKHAVVMHCLPAHRGEEIAADAVDSDQSIVFTQAANRLHLQKALLLWLLIPDLLPVK from the coding sequence ATGCGACATTTTCTCGATCTGCTGGACGTTTCAAAGGAAGAAGTAAAACGACTGCTGACCGCTACAGCAGCATTGAAATCCCAGACACGGGCAGAGTTTCTGCCATTGGCAGGCCATTGCCTGGGGCTGGTGTTTGAAAAACCATCGTTGCGAACGCGAGTCAGCTTCCAGGCTGCCATGGGACAACTCGGAGGCACCAGCATCTTTCTGAGTGGAGCTGATGCTGGACTGGGTACGAGGGAACCTCTTTCCGACTATGCCCGCGTGATGACTTCCTATGTGGATGCACTGGTGGTGCGAACTTTTCATCATGCCACGGTGGAGGGGTTTGCCCGTTACGCTGAGTGCCCCGTCATCAATGGACTGTCAGACTACTATCACCCATGCCAGGCCCTGGCTGATGTCTTTACCATTTCGGAACACTTCCGATCAATGGATCAGCGCACTGTCGTCTTCGTTGGTGATGGAAACAATGTCGCACGATCTCTCGCAGTGGCATGTGCTTATTTGAACTGGAAGTTCCGTCTGGTGTGTCCAGCAAGTTATGTTTTTGATGAACCGTTTGTCAAAACCTATCAGCAAAAGTTCCCGAAGTTACCATGTGAAATTCTTCACGATCCCATCCAGGCCATGCAGGGTGCAGATGTGGTCTATACCGATGTCTGGACCAGCATGGGGCAGGAGCAGGAAGCCCTGGAACGAAAACAGCAGTTCCAGGGATTTCAGGTAAATGCTGGCTTGCTCAAGAACGCCCCGAAGCATGCTGTGGTAATGCACTGCCTGCCTGCCCACCGAGGTGAAGAAATAGCAGCTGATGCTGTCGATTCTGATCAAAGTATTGTCTTCACCCAGGCTGCCAATCGTCTTCACCTGCAGAAAGCATTGTTGTTATGGCTGCTGATACCGGATCTATTGCCAGTCAAATAA
- a CDS encoding Gfo/Idh/MocA family oxidoreductase, whose product MSSSTRRDFLFTSAAASAGFWVAGTAQANLHPRSPNEKLRFAGIGVGGKGHSDILHAGQFGDVVAICDIDDERCNKAYQDLNKGDKHNPKKYFDFRKMLEEQGKNIDAVVVSTPDHTHSVAAVMAMKMGKHVYCQKPLTHTVHEARKMRELASEMKVTTQMGNQGTAENGLRRAVELIQGGVLGQIKEIHVWTNRPVWPQAPEIVSRPATKPVPPHVHWDEFLGPAPFRDYHSSLHPFAWRGFWDFGTGALGDMACHTANMAFMACKLGYPTAVSAVSGPLNSETYPAWASAMYEFPARGDMEPCKLYWYEGRVLLPDGRKASLVQPPTDLLSKCLKYNKDTRMIEKLSDSGSIIVGEKGILFSPNDYGAQYRLYPEKDFPVEEQEKLQSGKSGPAITMARNGSGDYGMKKEWVEGIRGGARPFSNFDYAALFTETMLLGNVAMRVGKRIEWDGPNMRVTNCSEAQLFIQPEYRKGWTL is encoded by the coding sequence ATGTCCTCTTCAACCCGACGCGATTTTCTATTTACCAGTGCAGCAGCAAGTGCTGGATTCTGGGTCGCAGGCACAGCTCAAGCGAATCTTCATCCTCGTTCACCGAATGAGAAGCTGCGTTTTGCAGGTATTGGTGTCGGTGGCAAAGGTCACAGTGACATACTCCATGCTGGACAGTTTGGTGATGTGGTAGCGATCTGCGATATCGATGATGAACGTTGCAACAAGGCTTATCAGGACTTGAACAAGGGTGATAAGCACAACCCCAAAAAGTACTTCGACTTCCGCAAGATGCTCGAAGAGCAGGGCAAGAACATTGATGCCGTGGTAGTGAGCACCCCGGATCATACCCATTCCGTCGCTGCAGTGATGGCCATGAAAATGGGTAAACATGTGTATTGTCAAAAGCCTCTGACGCACACAGTTCACGAAGCCCGCAAAATGCGTGAACTGGCCAGTGAAATGAAGGTAACTACCCAGATGGGCAACCAGGGCACTGCGGAAAACGGTTTGCGACGTGCTGTGGAACTCATTCAGGGCGGCGTGCTGGGACAGATCAAGGAAATCCATGTCTGGACGAATCGCCCGGTCTGGCCCCAGGCACCCGAAATCGTTTCGCGTCCCGCGACCAAGCCTGTTCCACCCCATGTACATTGGGATGAATTCCTCGGACCGGCTCCGTTCCGCGATTATCATTCCAGCCTGCATCCCTTTGCCTGGCGCGGGTTTTGGGATTTTGGAACTGGTGCATTGGGCGATATGGCATGTCACACGGCCAACATGGCATTCATGGCATGTAAACTCGGCTATCCAACAGCAGTATCAGCAGTCAGCGGGCCTTTGAATTCCGAAACATATCCCGCTTGGGCTTCCGCCATGTATGAGTTCCCTGCTCGAGGCGATATGGAGCCATGCAAGCTCTACTGGTATGAAGGGCGTGTTCTGTTGCCTGATGGTCGCAAGGCATCTCTGGTACAGCCTCCTACCGATTTGCTCAGCAAGTGTTTGAAGTACAACAAAGACACTCGCATGATTGAAAAACTCTCTGACAGTGGCAGCATTATCGTCGGCGAAAAAGGAATACTCTTTTCACCCAATGATTACGGTGCCCAGTATAGGCTCTACCCGGAAAAGGATTTCCCTGTCGAAGAGCAGGAGAAATTACAATCCGGGAAATCAGGCCCAGCTATCACCATGGCTCGCAATGGCTCAGGCGATTACGGTATGAAGAAGGAATGGGTGGAAGGCATTCGAGGCGGTGCCCGCCCCTTCTCCAATTTCGATTATGCTGCACTGTTCACGGAAACTATGCTGCTGGGCAATGTTGCCATGCGTGTAGGCAAACGAATCGAATGGGATGGCCCAAACATGCGGGTTACCAATTGCTCGGAAGCTCAACTGTTCATTCAGCCTGAATACCGCAAGGGTTGGACACTCTAA
- the def gene encoding peptide deformylase has protein sequence MKIVRFPHPALRYQAKPVTTIDAEVRKVIDALRDLTYQHEGLGLAAPQIAVPLQIFFMNPSGEKEQKEEERVIINPVISMREGSEEREEGCLSFPELYQNVRRAKKIRLEAYDPEGGKIDMIFEDLPARIVQHEADHLHGKLFIDYFNTISKLASRGMISQFEKDFLKQQERGELPSKKEMLRRLRQLEEQFAEGAKPANSEHKPVL, from the coding sequence GTGAAGATCGTTCGTTTTCCGCATCCTGCTCTACGCTACCAGGCCAAACCCGTTACTACGATTGACGCAGAAGTCCGCAAGGTGATCGATGCCCTGCGTGATTTAACCTACCAGCACGAGGGTCTGGGGCTTGCTGCTCCACAAATCGCTGTACCACTGCAGATATTCTTCATGAACCCTTCGGGTGAGAAGGAGCAGAAAGAAGAAGAACGAGTGATCATCAACCCGGTAATTAGTATGCGGGAAGGCAGCGAAGAACGGGAAGAAGGCTGCCTCAGTTTTCCGGAACTGTACCAGAATGTCCGCAGGGCCAAGAAAATCCGTTTAGAAGCCTATGATCCCGAGGGGGGGAAAATCGACATGATTTTCGAAGACTTGCCAGCTCGCATTGTGCAACATGAAGCTGATCACCTGCATGGCAAATTGTTCATTGATTATTTCAATACGATCAGCAAGCTAGCTAGCCGGGGCATGATCTCTCAGTTTGAAAAGGATTTTCTGAAACAGCAGGAACGGGGCGAACTGCCTTCTAAAAAAGAAATGTTACGCCGACTCAGACAACTGGAGGAGCAGTTTGCAGAAGGAGCGAAACCAGCAAACTCTGAGCACAAACCTGTACTCTAA